From the genome of Biomphalaria glabrata chromosome 1, xgBioGlab47.1, whole genome shotgun sequence, one region includes:
- the LOC106054594 gene encoding junction-mediating and -regulatory protein-like, with product MSNMNVQRATSYDDWVWVKEKAFTVQESNTVPMFMIEWNDLDSVFAVTSRSRSRVARDEQDHSETGVFSIAALHNIHQTLHGINMSVPKLPSGLPREPRGLKAVFFGMKIPKDMRSTCLELEQYFTKVAELVGSHVLHAVMFQESAHTVDNYYEKMTEVYRQDYEQKIVQAEEELKTIAFERDNCTVMKDLEDVYKREDEAVIKLISALADYYNYQLQPYLDSHSLATKKIQHYSQQISSPDVGERVKNESMEQHLSWACLLIEVNQVIQNLQVEHKSIIVTIFKGLLEQINIDKNRYGSSAFDLVAAYRELILYKELHSSKVQLLISKRKQMKQKKDNISMQIPENSGTSESLQVDKLVFEKEKLQEKIFNIELDILAEKKKLINVKIQIRKRELAEAEDENVVFHDAVEDVEMLSDNESDDEKSIVETDNELKKLSQERVKVTQHQAKIRTKKEQFLTTIRSRQTQVEEDERKLFLHHQIQKKREQQKVEEKQKYSFVFEERKKTIERLKEYKIKYASPAVIKPQRYQKASEKKGNTKGNAVKPGDTKVKNAPQAIAAKPSPPKPWKQRHKTTSAPKDIPVTILLPGDKENLEVNTVSSGPPCVPPPPPPPPPPPPPPPPPPPPPPAPAPPKAVSESTFRIKSDNLEDGLGKLKKVDQRKASNPVAHIDLSSILASKSKLRPAADRPDRPTTDSSSDALSDIFQMIRSGVKLRKVEIDSTDDVMNVSTASVYSQDTRSQLHNTLLHKISQGVRGSSPDSDEDCDSENDFDD from the exons TCTCGTAGCCGTGTGGCAAGAGACGAACAAGACCATTCTGAAACTGGAGTTTTCAGTATTGCTGCCTTGCACAACATCCACCAGACTTTGCATGGTATCAATATGTCAGTTCCTAAGCTACCTTCAGGTCTTCCAAGGGAGCCACGAGGCCTTAAAGCTGTATTTTTTGGCATGAAGATTCCCAAAGACATGAGATCCACTTGTTTGGAGCTAGAGCAGTACTTTACAAAAGTAGCAGAGCTTGTGGGTAGTCATGTTCTGCATGCG GTGATGTTTCAAGAGTCAGCACATACAGTGGATAACTATTATGAGAAGATGACTGAGGTCTACAGACAGGATTATGAGCAA AAAATAGTCCAAGCAGAAGAGGAATTGAAAACTATAGCCTTTGAAAGAGACAACTGTACAGTAATGAAAGATTTAGAAGATGTTTACAAGAGAGAAGACGAAGCTGTCATCAAACTTATATCAGCTCTGGCAGATTATTACAATTATCAACTTcag CCTTACCTTGACAGTCACAGTTTGGCCactaaaaaaattcaacattACAGTCAACAGATTTCTAGCCCCGATGTCGGGGAGCGTGTTAAAAATGAGAGTATGGAACAGCATCTCTCCTGGGCATGTCTCCTCATTGAAGTGAATCAAGTCATTCAAAATCTGCAGGTGGAGCACAAGTCAATCATTGTTACAATTTTTAAAG GCCTTCTTGAACAAATAAACATCGACAAAAACAGATATGGATCCAGTGCTTTTGATCTTGTAGCTGCTTATAGAGAACTAAT ATTATACAAAGAACTCCATTCATCAAAAGTACAACTCCTCATTAGCAAgagaaaacaaatgaaacaaaaaaaagataatatatcAATGCAG ATTCCTGAAAACTCAGGGACTAGTGAGTCATTGCAAGTCGATAAACTTGtgtttgaaaaagagaaattaCAGGAGAAGATTTTCAACATAGAGCTTGACATCTTAGCAGAGaagaagaaattaattaatgttaaaatacaaattaGAAAAAGAGAGCTAGCAG AAGCTGAAGATGAAAATGTGGTATTTCATGATGCTGTGGAGGATGTGGAGATGTTATCTGATAATGAAAGCGATGATGAGAAAAGTATCGTGGAAACAGACAATGAGCTAAAAAAGTTGAGTCAAGAAAGGGTCAAGGTTACACAACATCAGGCTAAAATACGAACAAAGAAG GAGCAATTTTTAACTACAATTAGATCACGGCAGACGCAGGTTGAAGAGGATGAAAGAAAGTTATTTCTACACCATCAAATTcaaaag aaaCGAGAACAACAAAAAGTGGAAGAAAAACAGAAGTACTCTTTTGTCTttgaggaaagaaagaaaactatagaaagattaaaagaatataaaatt aaaTATGCCAGTCCAGCAGTTATTAAACCTCAGCGTTATCAAAAAGCTAGTGAGAAAAAAGGCAACACGAAAGGTAACGCTGTTAAACCTGGAGACACTAAAGTTAAAAATGCTCCACAAGCTATCGCTGCAAAACCAAGTCCACCAAAGCCATGGAAACAGAGACACAAGACAACTTCAGCACCTAAAGACATACCAGTCACCATACTTCTACCAGGAGACAAGGAAAACCTAGAAGTGAACACAGTGTCATCTGGTCCTCCTTGTGTTCCACCAccacctcctcctcctcctcccccaccccctcctcctccccctccTCCACCACCCCCTCCTGCTCCAGCACCACCCAAAGCAGTCTCTGAATCCACATTTAGAATTAAAAGTGATAACCTAGAAGATGGCTTAGGTAAATTGAAAAAAGTTGACCAAAGAAAGGCTTCCAATCCAGTAGCCCATATTGATTTAAGTAGTATTTTGGCTTCCAAGTCAAAACTAAGGCCTGCAGCTGATCGCCCTGATAGGCCAACTACAGATTCTTCCAGTG ATGCTTTGTCAGACATATTCCAGATGATAAGATCTGGTGTCAAATTAAGAAAAGTGGAGATTGATTCCACTGATGATGTGATGAATGTTTCTACGGCTTCAGTCTACAGTCAAGACACTCGGAGTCAGCTTCATAATACATTACTTCATAAAATAAGTCAAGGTGTCCGAGGGTCATCACCTGATTCAGACGAAGACTGCGACAGCGAGAATGATTTTGATGATTAA